A window of the Lolium perenne isolate Kyuss_39 chromosome 7, Kyuss_2.0, whole genome shotgun sequence genome harbors these coding sequences:
- the LOC127312400 gene encoding ras-related protein Rab-2-B, whose product MSYAYLFKYIVIGDSGVGKSCLLQQLTDKRFQPVQDPTIDVEPDVFGTRMITVDNKPIKLQIWDTPGAERFRSITRSYYDEVAGALLVYDITRRETFNHLASWLEDVMNFAIKGMITITLVGNKCDLSERRAVSYAEGEKFAKEHGLIFMETSAKTAQNAEEAFVKTAGAICKKIQDGLFDEPEPRGIKVGYAGARASSSQGGYYYH is encoded by the exons ATGTCGTACGCCTATCTCTTCAAGTACATCGTCATCGGCGACTCAG GTGTTGGCAAGTCGTGCCTGCTGCAGCAGCTCACCGACAAGCGCTTCCAGCCTGTCCAAGACCCCACCATCGACGTCGAGCCCGACGTCTTCGGCACCAGGATGATCACCGTCGACAACAAGCCCATCAAGCTCCAGATCTGGGACACG CCAGGTGCAGAAAGATTCAGATCGATAACCAGATCATACTACGATGAAGTTGCTGGTGCTCTTCTGGTGTATGACATCACAAG GAGGGAAACCTTTAATCATCTCGCGAGCTGGCTGGAAGATGTAATGAATTTTGCAATCAAGGGCATGATCACAATAACGCTAGTTGGAAACAAATGTGATCTATCTGAAAGACGTGCCGTGAGCTATGCTGAGGGTGAGAAGTTTGCAAAGGAGCATGGCTTGATCTTTATGGAGACTTCTGCGAAAACTGCGCAAAATGCTGAGGAG GCTTTCGTTAAGACTGCTGGAGCAATATGCAAGAAAATTCAGGACGGTTTGTTTGATGAACCTGAG CCTCGCGGAATCAAAGTTGGCTATGCAGGTGCTCGTGCCTCGTCTTCCCAAGGGGGTTACTACTACCACTAA